One stretch of Candidatus Omnitrophota bacterium DNA includes these proteins:
- the murJ gene encoding murein biosynthesis integral membrane protein MurJ — protein sequence MSKKHLIKSTGVIGIATAISRVLGFVRDIVIANLFGTSMVAQAFFIAFRIPNSLRDIVGEGAMNSAIVPVLTEYKTKSDAKEFLRVSKILFNISFAALSLITLLGMIFSPLIVRLIAPGFAREPDILNLTTHLNRVIFPYLILIGLTAYTMGVLNTLKNFASSAFGPCLLNIALIAAALWLCPRFGVAGLVAGVLIGGALQLGLNVVTMYKKGITINFKEGFKHPAVKKIGLLLMPRAFGSAIYQVNIFVDTMAASLAWIVGSGGVAALYYANRLIQFPLAIFGLALAQAALPKLSQEFATNDIPRMKDTLSFSLRTTFFIMIPASVGLALLGMPIIKLLFQRGEFNEYSTYITQSALFFYSFGIFSYSGVKLLVTCFYSMHDTSTPVKTAFMAVVINIILIIALMWPLKLGGIALATSISATFNFVALYVLLEKKLGHLHTKEVVNSFMRILLSSIVMGIVLKILSARLAGIAGLVLAIIAGIITFMAAAYIFRVKEMNRAFAWVLKR from the coding sequence ATGAGTAAAAAACACCTTATTAAATCCACCGGCGTAATAGGTATAGCTACCGCGATAAGCAGGGTCTTGGGTTTTGTCCGCGATATAGTAATTGCCAACCTTTTTGGCACCAGCATGGTTGCCCAGGCCTTCTTCATAGCGTTCAGGATCCCCAATAGCCTGCGCGATATAGTAGGTGAAGGGGCCATGAATTCCGCGATAGTGCCGGTATTGACCGAATACAAAACGAAGAGCGATGCTAAAGAGTTTCTGCGCGTATCAAAGATACTATTCAATATATCATTTGCGGCGCTTTCGCTTATTACCCTGCTGGGAATGATATTTTCACCTCTTATAGTGCGTCTTATAGCTCCCGGGTTTGCGCGCGAGCCGGACATATTGAACCTTACTACGCATCTTAATAGAGTGATATTCCCCTATCTTATATTAATAGGCCTGACGGCCTATACTATGGGTGTGTTAAATACTCTTAAGAATTTCGCGAGTTCCGCTTTTGGGCCGTGTCTATTAAATATTGCCCTTATAGCAGCCGCGTTATGGCTGTGCCCCCGGTTTGGGGTTGCGGGGCTTGTTGCAGGTGTACTCATCGGCGGTGCTTTGCAGTTGGGATTAAACGTAGTTACGATGTATAAAAAAGGCATAACGATAAACTTTAAGGAAGGATTTAAACATCCCGCGGTAAAGAAGATAGGGTTACTTTTAATGCCCCGCGCTTTTGGTTCGGCCATTTATCAGGTAAATATATTCGTTGATACTATGGCGGCGTCACTTGCCTGGATAGTAGGATCGGGAGGCGTTGCAGCGCTATACTATGCCAATAGGTTAATACAATTCCCTCTTGCCATATTCGGCCTGGCGCTGGCTCAGGCAGCCCTGCCGAAATTAAGCCAGGAATTCGCGACGAATGACATACCTCGCATGAAGGACACGCTCTCATTTTCTTTGAGGACGACATTTTTTATTATGATACCGGCAAGTGTCGGCCTGGCGCTTTTGGGAATGCCGATAATAAAGCTGCTTTTTCAAAGGGGTGAATTTAACGAATACTCCACTTATATAACGCAAAGCGCTTTATTCTTTTATTCATTCGGAATTTTTTCTTATAGCGGCGTAAAACTTCTGGTTACATGTTTTTATTCTATGCATGACACGTCAACCCCGGTGAAGACGGCTTTTATGGCCGTAGTAATAAATATCATACTTATAATAGCCCTTATGTGGCCGCTAAAATTGGGCGGGATAGCCTTGGCAACCTCAATTTCCGCGACATTTAATTTTGTTGCCTTATATGTATTGCTGGAAAAGAAGCTCGGACATCTGCATACCAAAGAAGTGGTGAATTCCTTTATGCGTATTTTATTATCGAGCATCGTCATGGGTATTGTGTTGAAAATTCTGTCAGCCCGCCTCGCAGGCATCGCAGGGCTGGTTTTGGCAATAATCGCGGGCATAATTACTTTTATGGCAGCCGCTTACATATTCAGGGTAAAAGAAATGAACAGGGCTTTTGCATGGGTATTAAAGAGATAG
- a CDS encoding tetratricopeptide repeat protein gives MKKIDISRILSVSFFTAITLLANISYAADVSKEAAIYFNSGNTYESEGAYDQALADYNRAIEIKPRYADALINRGNIYYKKGEYEKAVSDYTKALDINAVFNEALANRALTYSKLGQHDQALFDYNKAIDANDDDSFLYVDRGKVYNEKGMFKEALADFNKAVKLNPRCADAYLNRGLAGAKIGKFTDAITDYEKALELEPKNTEAYLRRGIAYANIDEFEKSMSDINKALELDGQYAEAYLNRGNLYFNQGQNDAAILDYNKAIELDGQYAESYFNRGVVYARMRDYKQAIYDYSKAIDLRPDCGEIFFNRANVYFNQEDFDNAISDYTKSIATAKNDMDSYINRGIAYAKKGMTEEAMIDFKKALEINPKSAAAYFNMALISDGKIQYEESLKYYGKAIEINPKYVEAYLNRGIVYSNRTQHEKAIEDFNKSISIDPKNAEGYFNRGLVYDNRGDHDRALSDYNKFIELNPEHMSGYINRGIIYVKKGMYDQAIQDFDRVIIYNPESANAHFNKALVCEKIGRTKDAVDSYKNFIKYATPKLSGYIDGAKDRVEELEKLKQY, from the coding sequence ATGAAAAAGATCGATATAAGCCGGATATTATCGGTATCATTTTTTACCGCGATCACGCTGCTTGCGAACATTTCTTACGCCGCGGATGTTTCTAAAGAAGCGGCTATTTATTTTAACAGCGGCAATACCTATGAGAGCGAGGGAGCTTATGACCAGGCGTTGGCAGATTACAACAGGGCCATTGAAATAAAACCGCGTTATGCCGACGCGTTAATTAATAGGGGAAATATCTATTATAAGAAAGGCGAATATGAAAAAGCCGTATCGGATTATACAAAAGCGCTGGATATAAACGCCGTATTCAACGAAGCCCTGGCCAACAGGGCGCTTACTTATTCGAAGCTGGGCCAGCATGACCAGGCGCTCTTCGATTACAACAAGGCTATTGACGCCAACGATGATGACTCGTTTTTATATGTGGACCGCGGCAAGGTTTATAATGAAAAAGGCATGTTCAAAGAGGCGTTGGCAGATTTTAATAAAGCCGTCAAGCTTAACCCGCGGTGCGCGGATGCCTACCTTAACAGGGGGCTTGCCGGCGCAAAGATAGGAAAATTTACCGACGCTATAACAGATTATGAAAAGGCGCTGGAGCTTGAACCGAAGAACACAGAAGCTTATTTAAGGCGGGGGATAGCTTATGCCAATATAGATGAATTTGAAAAATCGATGTCCGACATAAACAAGGCGCTGGAGCTGGATGGCCAATACGCGGAAGCCTATCTCAACAGGGGCAACCTTTATTTTAATCAGGGACAAAATGACGCCGCGATCCTCGATTATAATAAGGCGATAGAACTGGATGGCCAATACGCCGAAAGTTATTTTAACCGCGGCGTTGTATACGCAAGGATGAGAGACTACAAACAGGCAATATATGATTACAGCAAGGCTATAGATTTACGGCCGGATTGCGGCGAGATATTCTTTAACCGCGCGAATGTGTATTTTAATCAGGAAGATTTTGATAATGCGATATCGGACTACACGAAGAGCATAGCCACCGCAAAGAATGATATGGATTCTTATATAAATCGCGGTATTGCTTATGCCAAAAAAGGCATGACTGAAGAAGCGATGATAGATTTTAAAAAAGCCCTGGAAATAAATCCGAAGTCCGCGGCGGCGTACTTTAATATGGCGCTTATTTCGGACGGGAAGATACAGTACGAGGAATCTCTGAAGTACTATGGTAAGGCCATAGAGATAAATCCTAAATATGTGGAGGCCTACTTGAATAGAGGTATAGTCTACTCTAATAGAACACAGCATGAGAAGGCTATCGAGGATTTTAACAAATCTATATCTATAGACCCCAAGAACGCCGAAGGTTACTTTAACCGCGGATTGGTTTATGACAATAGGGGCGACCATGACAGGGCGCTATCCGATTATAATAAATTTATAGAGCTTAATCCGGAACATATGTCAGGATACATAAACCGCGGCATAATATATGTCAAAAAGGGAATGTATGATCAGGCGATACAGGATTTTGACAGGGTGATAATATACAATCCGGAGTCCGCGAACGCGCACTTTAATAAGGCTCTTGTGTGTGAAAAGATAGGGCGCACAAAAGATGCGGTTGACTCGTATAAAAATTTCATAAAATATGCGACGCCAAAATTAAGTGGCTATATAGACGGCGCGAAGGACAGGGTAGAGGAGTTGGAGAAGTTGAAACAGTACTAA
- the lnt gene encoding apolipoprotein N-acyltransferase → MLRKINLIILSAGLLILSFPPFNIWIFAWVSFIPLLFALEDQKPLKSFFISYLAGFLFFLGTIYWLIHVTLPGMLVVVAYLALYFGLFGLILSCVWQGDDNKRLILIPASWVALEWMRTNALTGFGWNLLGYSQSYNLPIIQIADITGAYGVGFLILMFNAALYIFVKNIRSAQKRHIPLVITASLLLIISGYGIFRLNNIFTGERLKVAVVQGNIPQDEKWDRRFTDMIMSRYRDLTKEAASSEKIDLVIWPETSVPGFIQNEKELFDIVYNLSMDIAAPILVGAPRYDDKSQDDSYYNSAFLFLKDGSVDGHYDKTHLVPFGEYVPLKNLLSFVHRFAPRPIGDCAAGKDFTVFKFLLERSIKDEGYSWKLSKKVSFSCLICFEDIFPDIARRFAGKNIDFLVNITNDAWFGRSSAAYQHAQASVFRAVENRINVLRSANTGLSCFIDQKGRVTARVMGDGKDLFVSGFKAHEIILSRTRTLYTVYGDLFAYICIFLTVFSITRCLRENSRRSS, encoded by the coding sequence ATGCTGCGGAAAATAAATCTGATTATTTTATCGGCGGGTTTATTAATATTATCATTTCCTCCTTTTAATATTTGGATATTTGCCTGGGTATCGTTCATTCCTTTATTATTTGCCTTAGAAGATCAAAAACCTTTAAAATCATTTTTTATTTCATATCTCGCCGGATTTTTATTTTTCCTCGGGACTATATACTGGTTGATTCACGTAACATTGCCGGGAATGCTTGTTGTGGTCGCGTATCTTGCCTTGTATTTTGGACTTTTTGGTTTGATTTTAAGTTGCGTTTGGCAGGGTGATGATAATAAGCGGTTAATTCTGATACCTGCATCATGGGTCGCTCTTGAATGGATGCGCACCAATGCGCTGACCGGTTTTGGATGGAACCTTTTAGGTTATTCCCAGAGCTACAATCTTCCGATAATACAGATCGCGGATATAACAGGCGCGTACGGAGTAGGTTTTTTAATACTGATGTTTAATGCAGCGTTATATATTTTTGTTAAAAATATCAGGAGCGCGCAGAAGAGACACATTCCTCTTGTCATTACCGCTTCTTTGCTGTTGATAATCTCCGGATATGGAATATTCAGGCTCAATAATATATTTACCGGAGAGAGGTTGAAAGTCGCTGTTGTGCAGGGGAATATCCCGCAGGATGAAAAGTGGGATCGTCGTTTTACCGATATGATCATGTCCAGATACCGGGACCTCACTAAAGAAGCCGCTTCGTCAGAAAAGATAGATCTTGTGATATGGCCCGAAACATCCGTGCCGGGGTTCATCCAAAATGAAAAAGAACTTTTTGATATTGTCTACAATCTATCGATGGATATAGCCGCGCCGATCCTTGTCGGCGCTCCCAGGTATGACGACAAGTCACAAGATGATTCTTACTATAATAGCGCCTTTCTATTTTTGAAAGACGGATCTGTGGACGGCCACTACGACAAGACTCATCTGGTGCCATTCGGCGAGTATGTGCCGTTAAAAAATCTTTTATCGTTCGTCCACAGGTTTGCGCCCCGGCCAATAGGAGACTGCGCCGCCGGCAAGGACTTTACGGTATTTAAATTTTTGCTTGAGCGCAGTATAAAGGATGAGGGCTACAGCTGGAAGCTGTCGAAAAAGGTCAGTTTTTCATGCCTTATATGTTTCGAAGATATATTCCCCGATATCGCGAGGCGGTTTGCCGGAAAGAATATAGATTTTCTTGTAAATATAACTAATGACGCATGGTTCGGAAGGTCAAGCGCCGCCTATCAGCATGCGCAGGCGTCCGTATTCAGGGCGGTGGAAAACAGGATCAATGTCTTGAGGTCAGCGAATACGGGATTATCGTGTTTCATCGACCAAAAGGGGCGCGTTACCGCGAGAGTTATGGGTGATGGCAAGGATCTGTTTGTCAGCGGATTTAAGGCGCATGAAATAATTCTTTCCAGGACAAGGACTCTGTATACCGTATATGGAGACCTATTCGCGTACATATGCATATTCTTAACCGTATTCAGTATAACAAGATGTTTAAGAGAGAATAGCCGGAGAAGTTCTTAA
- the prfB gene encoding peptide chain release factor 2 (programmed frameshift), with the protein MLDQIKEELKKTEGKLKTLRGYLDIDSKIEKITSLEKETLAENFWANKERSREVVKQLKSLKSAVDPFLKTETGIKDIRDIVEIAGAEDAESLTHFKEELSKIIRRIDELEFKALLGGEADSNNAILSVNAGAGGTEACDWAGMLLRMYTMWAESKGYQVTWIDQMAGEEAGIKNATLLIKGDYAYGYLKCESGVHRLVRISPFDSNKRRHTSFASVDVIPEVSDEIKIEINTADLKIDTYRAGGKGGQHVNKTDSAVRITHLPTGIITQCQNERSQFKNKDMAMKLIKAKLYERELEKKAKDTENAYDAKKDIEWGSQIRSYVLHPYKMVKDHRTDFEMGNADAVLNGKLDGFIEAYLKGAKGQGAEKDA; encoded by the exons ATGTTAGACCAGATAAAAGAAGAACTGAAAAAGACGGAGGGGAAGCTAAAGACCCTCAGAGGTTATCTT GACATAGATTCAAAGATAGAAAAGATAACGTCGCTGGAAAAAGAGACATTGGCAGAGAATTTTTGGGCCAATAAAGAACGTTCACGGGAAGTTGTAAAGCAGCTAAAATCTTTAAAGTCCGCGGTAGATCCCTTCTTAAAGACAGAAACAGGCATAAAAGATATACGTGATATAGTAGAAATTGCCGGAGCGGAAGACGCGGAATCCTTAACGCATTTCAAAGAAGAACTTTCTAAAATAATCCGCCGCATAGACGAATTGGAGTTCAAAGCGCTTCTGGGCGGGGAGGCGGACTCTAATAACGCTATTCTTAGTGTCAACGCCGGGGCAGGCGGCACGGAAGCCTGTGATTGGGCCGGTATGCTGTTAAGAATGTATACGATGTGGGCCGAGTCTAAAGGATATCAGGTTACATGGATAGACCAGATGGCGGGTGAGGAAGCGGGAATAAAGAACGCCACTTTGCTTATCAAGGGTGATTACGCGTATGGTTATCTAAAGTGCGAATCCGGCGTTCACAGGCTGGTAAGGATATCTCCGTTCGATTCCAACAAAAGACGACATACATCATTTGCGTCCGTAGATGTGATACCCGAAGTTTCCGACGAAATAAAGATAGAGATAAATACCGCTGATCTTAAGATAGATACATATCGCGCAGGCGGAAAGGGCGGCCAGCATGTTAACAAGACCGACTCGGCGGTAAGAATAACGCATCTTCCCACCGGCATAATAACTCAATGTCAGAATGAGCGCTCGCAGTTCAAGAATAAAGATATGGCTATGAAGCTAATTAAAGCCAAATTGTACGAAAGAGAGTTGGAGAAGAAGGCCAAAGATACGGAAAATGCTTATGATGCCAAGAAGGATATCGAGTGGGGAAGTCAGATCCGCTCTTATGTGCTTCATCCGTACAAGATGGTCAAGGACCACAGGACGGATTTTGAAATGGGCAACGCGGATGCGGTGCTTAATGGGAAATTAGACGGATTTATCGAAGCGTATTTAAAAGGGGCGAAGGGCCAGGGGGCAGAGAAAGATGCTTAA
- a CDS encoding MGMT family protein produces MRHSGKGKKLTEFEKKVYGVVSKIPKGRVRSYKWVAAKIGYPKACRAVGNALNKNPYIGIVPCHRVVRSDGSIGGFAKGQVKKEKLLKGELIDLIS; encoded by the coding sequence ATGAGACACAGCGGCAAAGGGAAGAAGTTGACAGAATTTGAGAAGAAGGTCTATGGAGTCGTGTCAAAGATACCCAAGGGCCGGGTGCGCTCATACAAATGGGTTGCCGCGAAAATAGGCTACCCTAAAGCCTGTAGGGCGGTAGGCAACGCGCTTAATAAGAATCCTTATATAGGCATCGTTCCATGCCATCGCGTTGTAAGGTCAGATGGCTCAATAGGAGGATTTGCCAAGGGCCAGGTTAAGAAAGAGAAACTTTTAAAGGGCGAATTGATTGACCTTATATCATAA
- a CDS encoding excinuclease ABC subunit UvrC, with product MGIKEIVASLPQSPGVYIMKGVSGDVLYVGKANDLRKRVSSYFQRSRAHPQRIESLVSKIANIEFIPVSTSAEALIYENGLIKQLSPKYNVALRDDKSYPLLKLTVSEKFPRLIMTREKKGDGSIYYGPYTSAKLLKEALKILQKLFPLRTCSKMPASRPGRPKKECLQFHIQQCVAPCSGRIDTQRYNDLVAQLKLFLEGRRAELLKFLSNKMKELSKSENFEEALEYRNRLEALSVIKEGSVSYTPMDELEELRRILGIKDKLERIEAFDISNIMGDQACASMVHFYKGKPNKNEYRKFKIKTVSGMDDYSMMREVVRRRYARSLKEEKALPDLIVIDGGRGHLGVAMDELKKLSLDNIPTIGIAKEFERIYVKDRKDPIVLPKESKSLHLLERIRDEAHRFAISYHKKLMSKRIFK from the coding sequence ATGGGTATTAAAGAGATAGTAGCAAGCTTACCTCAATCTCCCGGCGTGTATATAATGAAGGGCGTATCGGGAGACGTTTTATATGTAGGCAAGGCCAATGACTTAAGAAAAAGAGTCTCCAGCTATTTCCAGAGATCACGCGCCCATCCCCAGCGCATCGAATCGCTTGTTTCCAAAATCGCGAATATAGAATTCATCCCGGTATCAACGAGTGCCGAAGCCCTGATTTATGAAAACGGCCTTATAAAGCAACTATCCCCAAAATATAATGTCGCGCTCCGCGACGACAAAAGCTATCCTCTTCTCAAGCTTACTGTAAGTGAAAAATTTCCGCGGCTCATCATGACTAGAGAAAAGAAGGGGGACGGCTCCATATACTATGGCCCATATACGAGCGCTAAACTTTTGAAAGAAGCGCTTAAGATACTGCAAAAGCTCTTCCCCCTAAGGACATGTAGTAAGATGCCTGCCAGCCGGCCAGGCAGGCCAAAAAAAGAATGTTTACAATTTCATATACAACAGTGTGTTGCCCCATGTTCTGGCAGGATAGACACACAGCGCTATAACGACCTTGTCGCGCAGTTAAAATTGTTTCTTGAGGGCAGGCGCGCCGAGCTTCTTAAATTTTTGTCCAATAAAATGAAAGAATTGTCCAAAAGCGAAAATTTTGAAGAGGCGCTTGAATACAGGAATAGGCTGGAAGCGCTTAGCGTTATAAAGGAAGGCAGCGTTAGTTATACCCCTATGGACGAATTGGAAGAATTGCGGAGAATATTGGGCATAAAGGATAAGCTGGAAAGGATAGAGGCGTTCGATATTTCTAATATAATGGGTGACCAGGCATGCGCCTCGATGGTCCACTTTTATAAGGGTAAGCCCAATAAAAACGAATATAGGAAATTCAAAATTAAAACGGTATCCGGCATGGATGATTACAGCATGATGAGGGAGGTGGTGCGCCGCAGATACGCGCGAAGCCTGAAAGAAGAGAAAGCATTGCCCGATCTTATAGTTATAGACGGCGGAAGAGGCCATTTGGGCGTAGCTATGGATGAGCTAAAGAAATTGTCTTTGGATAATATTCCTACAATAGGTATAGCTAAAGAGTTTGAGCGTATTTATGTTAAGGATAGGAAGGATCCTATAGTATTGCCTAAAGAGTCAAAATCGTTGCACCTACTGGAGCGCATTCGCGATGAAGCGCACCGTTTCGCGATATCCTACCACAAGAAGCTTATGTCTAAGCGTATATTCAAATGA
- the secA gene encoding preprotein translocase subunit SecA: MLNFILKRIVGTQNERIVKLLQPTVDAINALEPAISKLSDAELRAKTDEFKLRIRARRKDYQDRMDEVAELFKSSTSPEEKEKIKRRLRDIKNEIFAEVLPEAFAVVREAAKRTLKMRHFDVQLMGGIVLHQGRIAEMATGEGKTLVATLPVYLNALTGEGVHVITVNDYLAKRDRNWMGPVYEFLGLSVGCIYHDMDQAERKKAYDSDITYGTNNEYGFDYLRDNMVVHKEDMAQRGHNYAIVDEVDSILIDESRTPLIISGPAEESTDKYYTINKIVPRLKGKIITDKEEIEAKYKGVDIEKGIDYVVNEKNHTVNLTEEGILKCQEFLGVKNLYDDIQSEWEHHIRQAIRAHALYKKDVDYVVKDGEVMIVDEFTGRLMPGRRWSDGLHQAVEAKENVKIERENQTLATITFQNYFRMYKKLAGMTGTAETEAVEFSKIYSLDVVVIPTNRALSRTNHADVIYKTEREKFNAVCKEIADLHKEGRPVLVGTISIEKSEHLSNLLKRIGIPHHVLNAKYHEMEAEIISKAGQRYAVTIATNMAGRGTDIVLGQEVASLGGLHVLGTERHEARRIDNQLRGRSGRQGDPGSSRFYLSLEDDLMRIFGSDRIKMVMERLGMEEGQEIQHGFITKAIETAQKRVEQHNFEIRKHLLEYDNVMNRQREVIYDERRKVLHGENIRDYIYELMEEVVDYAIDTYLNEKMRVDEWDFDGFRQYLDLRFSVKTADLALEEMRVPEIKDAVIERMKNVYGEKEKALGEQMARYLERMILLQVIDTRWKDHLYAMDSLREGIGLRAYGQRDPLIEYQHEGYDMFMDMIDRIKEETLEYLFKVKAVKEEKESQVFDFSRQKLVHQEKSQFEGVAAPQAQEAASYEGQLPEEKVATYHREEPKVGRNDPCSCGSGKKYKKCCGK; the protein is encoded by the coding sequence ATGCTTAATTTTATACTGAAGAGAATAGTGGGCACGCAGAATGAGAGGATAGTTAAGTTATTGCAGCCCACGGTAGACGCCATAAATGCTCTTGAACCCGCGATATCGAAATTGTCGGATGCCGAGCTTCGCGCAAAGACGGATGAGTTTAAGTTGCGGATACGAGCGCGCCGGAAAGATTATCAGGATAGAATGGATGAGGTGGCGGAACTTTTTAAGAGCTCGACCTCGCCCGAAGAAAAAGAGAAGATAAAACGACGGCTACGCGATATTAAGAATGAGATATTCGCCGAAGTCCTGCCCGAAGCGTTCGCGGTTGTAAGGGAAGCTGCAAAGCGTACCCTTAAGATGCGCCACTTCGATGTTCAGTTGATGGGCGGTATAGTGCTCCACCAGGGTAGGATAGCCGAAATGGCTACGGGAGAGGGCAAGACGCTCGTTGCGACATTACCCGTATATTTAAACGCTTTGACAGGCGAAGGCGTACATGTGATAACGGTAAACGACTATCTTGCCAAAAGAGATAGAAACTGGATGGGGCCAGTATATGAATTTTTAGGTCTTTCGGTGGGCTGTATATATCACGATATGGATCAGGCCGAACGCAAGAAAGCTTATGACAGCGATATTACATACGGCACCAATAACGAATATGGGTTTGATTATCTGCGCGACAATATGGTGGTCCATAAAGAGGATATGGCGCAGAGGGGCCATAATTACGCTATCGTTGACGAAGTCGACTCTATCCTGATAGATGAATCGAGGACGCCTCTTATAATATCCGGCCCAGCGGAAGAGTCTACCGATAAATATTATACGATAAATAAGATAGTGCCGCGGCTTAAAGGCAAGATAATCACCGACAAAGAAGAGATAGAAGCTAAATATAAAGGCGTAGACATAGAAAAAGGCATCGACTATGTCGTTAATGAAAAAAATCATACCGTTAATCTGACGGAGGAGGGTATTTTAAAGTGCCAGGAGTTTCTCGGCGTAAAAAATCTTTACGATGATATACAGTCAGAATGGGAACACCATATAAGGCAGGCTATAAGAGCGCACGCGCTCTATAAAAAAGACGTCGATTATGTTGTCAAAGACGGCGAAGTTATGATAGTGGACGAGTTTACGGGACGGCTGATGCCCGGCAGGCGCTGGTCTGACGGACTGCATCAGGCGGTCGAAGCTAAAGAGAATGTTAAGATAGAGAGAGAAAATCAGACGCTTGCGACAATAACATTCCAGAATTATTTCAGGATGTACAAAAAACTCGCCGGTATGACCGGAACTGCTGAGACGGAAGCGGTGGAATTTAGCAAAATATACAGCCTTGATGTAGTTGTTATTCCCACCAATAGAGCATTGTCGAGAACGAACCATGCCGATGTTATATATAAGACCGAGAGGGAAAAATTTAACGCGGTATGCAAAGAGATAGCGGATCTTCATAAAGAGGGCCGTCCGGTTTTGGTAGGAACGATTTCTATAGAGAAGAGTGAGCACTTAAGCAATCTTTTGAAGAGGATCGGCATACCACATCACGTACTTAACGCGAAATATCATGAGATGGAAGCGGAGATAATATCCAAGGCCGGCCAAAGATACGCGGTGACTATAGCGACAAATATGGCGGGCCGCGGAACAGATATAGTTTTGGGCCAGGAAGTTGCCTCTCTGGGCGGCTTGCATGTGCTGGGCACCGAACGCCATGAGGCGCGGCGCATAGACAATCAGCTGCGCGGCAGATCGGGAAGGCAGGGGGATCCGGGTTCCAGCAGATTTTATTTATCACTGGAAGATGATCTGATGAGAATATTCGGCTCCGACAGGATAAAGATGGTAATGGAACGGCTTGGCATGGAGGAAGGGCAGGAGATACAGCACGGTTTTATTACAAAGGCGATCGAGACGGCGCAGAAAAGAGTCGAACAGCACAATTTTGAGATAAGAAAGCATCTATTGGAATACGACAACGTGATGAACAGGCAAAGGGAAGTCATATATGATGAAAGGCGCAAGGTCCTGCACGGAGAAAATATAAGAGATTATATTTATGAACTGATGGAAGAGGTGGTGGATTACGCGATAGATACATATCTTAACGAAAAGATGAGGGTTGATGAATGGGATTTTGACGGATTCAGGCAATATCTTGATTTAAGATTTTCCGTGAAGACAGCCGACCTCGCGCTCGAGGAGATGAGGGTGCCGGAAATTAAAGATGCTGTAATTGAACGCATGAAAAATGTTTACGGAGAAAAAGAGAAGGCGCTAGGTGAGCAGATGGCGCGGTATCTGGAACGCATGATACTGTTGCAGGTAATAGATACGCGCTGGAAAGATCATCTTTATGCCATGGATAGCCTAAGAGAAGGAATAGGGTTGCGCGCTTATGGACAGCGCGATCCTCTGATAGAGTATCAGCATGAAGGTTATGATATGTTCATGGATATGATAGACAGGATCAAGGAAGAGACCCTTGAATATCTGTTTAAAGTTAAGGCCGTTAAAGAAGAAAAAGAGTCTCAAGTATTCGATTTTTCACGGCAAAAACTTGTTCATCAGGAAAAGAGCCAGTTCGAAGGCGTTGCGGCGCCCCAGGCGCAGGAAGCCGCTTCTTACGAGGGGCAGCTTCCCGAGGAGAAAGTGGCCACTTATCATAGAGAAGAACCGAAGGTCGGCAGGAACGATCCCTGTTCGTGCGGAAGCGGGAAAAAATATAAAAAATGCTGCGGAAAATAA